The Candidatus Rokuibacteriota bacterium genome segment CGATGACCCGGTCGATCTCGGGCTTGAGCTGGTCGGTCGCCGGGCCGGCGAACGCGTCGGCCACCGTTCCCAGCACCAGCAGCGCGAGCGCCGCGCCCTTGATAAATAAGCGATACCGCATGCCTTCTCCTCTGTGTAAGCGGTGAATTGAGCCCCGGAGCGGAGCGACAGGAAGAGCCCGGCGAAGACCGAGGCCCAGGATCGTGCTGAATCCACTTGGTGGGTGTGAAGACTGTCTTCAGTCTACACGGCTCCTGCGTTGGCCGCTATCGATCGTTGTGGCGGGAGAAGTGCTTACTACGCGGCGCTCAGGACTTTCCGAACCAGCTCCAGCAGCTCGACGACATTGAAGGGCTTTCGCAGCAGCGGCAGACCGGTTTCTTGCACGAGGCGATGCGCCTCTGAGGTCCCCGCGGTGCCCGTGAGGAAGATGATCTTCTGCGGCGGATGTGTCTGACGCTTCGCCAACTCCCGGTAGAGGCCGGCGCCGTCCAGCTCGGGCATGTGGAGGTCGGTCAGGATGAGGTCGTAGCGCCGGCCCTCGATCTTCGCCAGCGCCGCGACGCCGTTGGGCGCGGTCTCGACTTCATACCCGTCGAGACTGAGCATGTCGGTGATGAGCTGGGTGATCATGGGATCGTCGTCGACGAGCAAGATGCGAGCGCGGGCGTCCGGCGCGGGCGAAGGGGCTCCGATCGTGGGCATAGTGCGCGTCCTGCTTCATCACGGAGCAAAGGTCGGGCCACTTCGCGCGGGTCAGAGAATCGTGTACTTACGAGGCATGGGGCGCCCCGGGCCCCCAAAATTGTCGGGTGCGAGGCGGAAACGGGTAGTGA includes the following:
- a CDS encoding response regulator — its product is MPTIGAPSPAPDARARILLVDDDPMITQLITDMLSLDGYEVETAPNGVAALAKIEGRRYDLILTDLHMPELDGAGLYRELAKRQTHPPQKIIFLTGTAGTSEAHRLVQETGLPLLRKPFNVVELLELVRKVLSAA